A stretch of Prosthecochloris marina DNA encodes these proteins:
- a CDS encoding ribose-phosphate pyrophosphokinase, whose amino-acid sequence MANPIKIFAGRSNTALAEKIAEYLGTSLCNAKVENFSDGEISVNYFESIRGSDLFIIQSTNPPADNLMELLIMIDAARRSSAARITAVIPYYGYARQDRKDRPRVAITAKLVANLLTVAGANRILTMDLHAAQIQGFFDIPFDHLYSSVVLIDHILSMNLNGNLVVASPDVGGVKLARAFAEALGTDLVIVDKRRPKANVAEVMNIIGDVKGKDVLLVDDMIDTAGTLVNAAKAIQDAGGRKVFAAATHGILSGPAIDRINGSVLEKVIITDSVVTGHEPSPKLETVTVSNLFGEAIKRISGDDSVSCLFDSKNLSKITNNHTQAIKEIKE is encoded by the coding sequence ATGGCAAATCCGATTAAAATTTTTGCGGGACGAAGCAATACTGCTTTGGCCGAAAAAATTGCCGAGTATCTCGGTACGTCCCTTTGCAATGCAAAGGTAGAAAATTTTTCAGACGGAGAAATCTCGGTCAACTACTTCGAGTCTATAAGAGGCTCCGATCTGTTCATTATACAGTCGACCAATCCTCCGGCTGATAATCTGATGGAGTTGCTCATCATGATCGATGCAGCCAGGCGCTCATCGGCAGCAAGAATTACCGCCGTCATCCCTTACTATGGTTATGCGAGACAGGATCGAAAAGATCGGCCAAGAGTAGCCATCACCGCGAAACTCGTAGCCAATCTGCTGACAGTAGCCGGAGCGAACCGCATACTCACCATGGACCTGCATGCAGCACAGATCCAAGGCTTTTTCGATATCCCGTTCGACCACCTTTACTCGAGTGTGGTACTTATCGACCATATTCTCAGTATGAACCTCAACGGCAATCTCGTCGTTGCTTCACCTGACGTCGGTGGCGTCAAACTGGCAAGAGCTTTCGCCGAAGCCCTTGGAACCGACCTTGTCATCGTCGACAAACGGCGTCCGAAGGCAAACGTTGCCGAAGTCATGAATATCATCGGTGATGTAAAAGGCAAAGATGTCCTTTTGGTTGACGACATGATCGATACGGCCGGAACCTTGGTCAATGCCGCAAAAGCAATACAAGATGCCGGCGGCAGAAAGGTGTTCGCAGCCGCTACGCATGGCATTCTTTCCGGACCGGCCATCGACCGCATCAATGGTTCCGTACTTGAAAAAGTCATCATCACCGATTCCGTCGTAACCGGTCACGAACCGTCTCCTAAACTCGAAACCGTAACGGTGAGCAACCTGTTCGGCGAAGCTATCAAACGGATTTCAGGTGACGATTCGGTCAGTTGTTTGTTCGACAGTAAAAATCTTTCAAAAATCACCAACAATCACACTCAAGCGATAAAAGAGATCAAGGAATAG
- a CDS encoding cupin domain-containing protein, whose amino-acid sequence MIRNVFSALPEDVSQEVVEDLVRSSNVRIERIVSYGHSSPETGWYDQDESEWVIVLDGSGSLLFENGREIVLRAGDYIDIPAHTRHKVLRTDKDRPTIWLAVFYT is encoded by the coding sequence ATGATTCGAAACGTCTTTTCTGCTTTACCTGAAGATGTGTCACAGGAAGTGGTTGAAGATCTGGTTCGGTCTTCGAATGTCCGTATCGAAAGGATTGTTTCGTATGGTCACTCTTCTCCTGAAACCGGCTGGTACGATCAGGATGAATCCGAATGGGTGATTGTACTTGACGGATCAGGATCTCTTTTGTTCGAGAATGGGAGAGAGATCGTTTTGCGGGCGGGGGATTATATCGATATTCCTGCACATACGAGGCACAAAGTGCTCCGGACCGACAAAGACAGGCCGACGATCTGGCTGGCTGTTTTCTATACGTAA
- a CDS encoding DNA-formamidopyrimidine glycosylase family protein, which yields MFELPEFMTLARQMNDSLKAKTVQRGQLGNSPQKFVWYNRTHEEFDRLTKGKTVGEAYARGKWLFVPLEPGYVLLLGECGGKALYHPSGTKVPKKYHLYITFENDSFFTVTTQMWGAMELYEKGEEQGRKYVEGMRTTPIEPEFTFAYFSELIDELIDGKKRSAKALLTQDQIIPGLGNAIAQDILFKAHLHPRHMVADLTADQRQVLYHAITDTVGEVTEMGGRYDEYDLYNNPGGYIRKMDKNAVGRPCPECGVTIEKIQYLGGACYVCPNCQK from the coding sequence ATGTTCGAGTTACCTGAGTTTATGACCTTGGCCAGGCAGATGAATGATTCGCTTAAGGCCAAGACGGTCCAAAGGGGTCAGTTGGGTAACAGCCCTCAAAAGTTTGTCTGGTACAACAGGACGCATGAGGAATTTGATCGGCTGACGAAAGGGAAAACCGTAGGAGAAGCTTACGCAAGAGGAAAGTGGCTTTTCGTTCCCCTTGAGCCTGGCTATGTCTTGCTGCTTGGTGAATGCGGGGGCAAGGCGCTGTATCATCCTTCCGGAACAAAGGTGCCGAAAAAGTATCATCTGTACATCACATTTGAAAATGATTCGTTTTTCACCGTAACCACTCAGATGTGGGGAGCCATGGAACTGTATGAAAAAGGGGAAGAGCAGGGGAGAAAATATGTCGAAGGAATGAGAACGACACCGATAGAGCCTGAGTTCACCTTTGCGTATTTCTCTGAGTTGATAGATGAGCTTATCGATGGAAAGAAGCGAAGTGCCAAAGCCTTATTGACGCAAGATCAGATCATCCCCGGACTGGGCAATGCGATTGCCCAGGATATTCTTTTTAAAGCTCATCTTCATCCAAGGCATATGGTTGCTGATTTGACTGCAGATCAACGGCAGGTTTTATACCACGCCATTACCGATACTGTTGGGGAAGTTACAGAGATGGGAGGAAGATATGATGAATATGATCTTTACAACAATCCTGGAGGTTATATTCGCAAGATGGACAAGAATGCGGTTGGCCGTCCCTGCCCTGAATGTGGGGTTACGATAGAGAAGATTCAATATTTGGGTGGGGCGTGTTATGTTTGTCCGAACTGTCAGAAATGA
- the lpxD gene encoding UDP-3-O-(3-hydroxymyristoyl)glucosamine N-acyltransferase has translation MKIYEIQALLERYFDKVELVGSSNVTIDGPAKIECAAKGNVSFVANEKYTRFIESTEASLLIVGEQTPTKQYSDSLSFLKVKDPYTAFVFVLQMFSSPRVIASDGVSPSAVIGENVMLGKNVSIGDHVVIGDHCVIGDNTVIGPNTVLMERVVTGRDCMFYPGVICYDGTILGDRVTIHSGTVLGADGFGFAPQPDGGYIKIPQMGIVEIHDDVEIGANNTIDRATMGSTVIEKGVKIDNLVQIAHNCRIGENTVIASQAGISGSVSIGKHCMIGGQAGFAGHLSLPDKTHVAAKAGVSKSLQKSAQTLRGIPAQPIRDQLRQEALLRSLDKMKRKLDALEEEVRQMQKGKGQQAEGKNT, from the coding sequence ATGAAGATATACGAGATACAAGCACTCCTTGAACGTTATTTTGACAAGGTTGAGCTTGTCGGCAGTAGTAATGTCACTATTGACGGACCGGCTAAAATAGAATGTGCAGCAAAAGGAAATGTAAGCTTTGTCGCCAATGAAAAATATACCAGGTTCATAGAATCGACCGAAGCCTCCTTGCTTATTGTCGGCGAGCAAACACCTACTAAACAATATAGCGACAGCCTGAGTTTCCTGAAAGTAAAAGATCCTTATACTGCATTTGTTTTTGTGCTCCAGATGTTCTCCTCTCCCCGGGTAATCGCTTCCGATGGGGTTTCTCCCTCTGCCGTTATCGGGGAAAATGTCATGCTGGGGAAAAACGTTTCTATCGGTGATCATGTGGTCATCGGTGATCACTGCGTCATTGGGGATAATACGGTAATCGGACCCAATACCGTTCTGATGGAGCGTGTGGTTACCGGTCGGGATTGCATGTTTTATCCCGGTGTTATCTGCTATGACGGAACCATCCTTGGTGACCGTGTCACGATACACAGTGGTACGGTTCTCGGTGCTGACGGGTTTGGGTTTGCTCCACAGCCGGATGGTGGATATATCAAGATTCCCCAGATGGGTATTGTCGAGATACACGATGATGTTGAAATAGGGGCGAACAATACCATCGATCGTGCTACCATGGGGAGTACGGTTATCGAAAAAGGAGTAAAAATAGATAATCTTGTGCAGATCGCTCATAATTGCAGAATAGGAGAGAATACGGTCATTGCGTCACAGGCGGGTATCTCAGGAAGTGTGAGCATTGGAAAGCACTGCATGATAGGCGGACAGGCCGGATTCGCCGGTCATCTTTCCCTTCCCGACAAAACCCATGTCGCTGCAAAAGCAGGTGTTTCAAAGTCTCTGCAGAAAAGCGCTCAAACGTTGAGGGGAATACCGGCTCAGCCTATCCGTGATCAGCTTCGCCAGGAAGCCTTGCTGAGAAGTCTCGACAAAATGAAGCGGAAGCTCGATGCGCTCGAGGAGGAAGTGAGACAGATGCAGAAAGGTAAAGGTCAACAGGCAGAAGGCAAAAATACGTGA
- a CDS encoding HAD-IIB family hydrolase: MIKLVALDIDHTLTDSQGVVSQEVLSGIQRVQAEGMHVALISGRPPQGIDEVARLFPKGVYRASYFGAVIHDECRQELRRLSLGIDVAVDLARFADKRRLSLTIIRDDVEYHTQNEVRKSFTPRVSVEHAMQVVDSEKPPVLIAANGADEASALYHYCLEKHGASVSLMRHLNADESYISTLVVHPEAEKGSALHLICRSMSIEMSEVMAIGDSESDMSMLKHAGIGVAVQNARESVRETAKYITPLPYGDGVRWALENLLN, encoded by the coding sequence ATGATTAAACTTGTCGCACTGGATATAGATCATACATTGACAGATTCGCAAGGTGTTGTCTCTCAGGAGGTTTTATCCGGGATACAGCGGGTTCAAGCTGAGGGAATGCATGTTGCCCTGATTTCCGGACGGCCACCTCAAGGCATAGACGAAGTGGCTCGATTATTCCCGAAAGGAGTATACCGGGCCAGTTATTTCGGGGCTGTCATACATGATGAATGCCGGCAAGAGCTGAGAAGGCTTTCTCTCGGCATCGATGTCGCTGTGGATCTTGCCAGGTTTGCGGACAAACGGCGTTTAAGTCTTACCATTATTCGTGATGATGTTGAATATCATACTCAGAATGAAGTAAGAAAAAGTTTTACTCCGCGCGTCAGCGTTGAACATGCAATGCAGGTTGTTGATTCAGAAAAACCGCCGGTACTCATTGCTGCCAATGGAGCCGATGAAGCGTCTGCGCTTTATCATTACTGTCTTGAAAAGCATGGGGCTTCGGTGTCTCTTATGAGGCATCTCAATGCCGATGAAAGCTATATTTCCACGTTGGTCGTTCACCCCGAAGCTGAAAAAGGGAGCGCACTTCATCTGATATGCCGGTCGATGTCAATAGAGATGTCTGAAGTCATGGCTATTGGCGACAGTGAGAGTGATATGAGCATGCTGAAACATGCCGGGATTGGCGTTGCGGTTCAAAACGCTCGGGAGTCTGTGCGGGAAACAGCGAAATACATCACCCCTCTGCCTTATGGCGACGGTGTTCGATGGGCTTTAGAGAATCTGCTGAATTAA
- a CDS encoding 50S ribosomal protein L25/general stress protein Ctc, with translation MESIVLNVEPRVCNKNEVKRLRKAGKVPAVVYHKGEETVHVCVNELSLDKLVHSSESHIVDLKFPDGESKRSFLKDVQFDQVTDRVIHADFQFFSAGEVLEMEVPTSFTGESPGVVAGGKMQIIQHTLTVKGTPSNIPQHLTIDTSGLELGQTMHINEIPAETYSGKFEIIGDPETPVVSILAPKVDTGTTETDAEESAEEKVEE, from the coding sequence ATGGAAAGTATAGTACTCAATGTAGAACCTCGTGTTTGCAACAAAAACGAAGTAAAAAGATTACGCAAAGCAGGGAAGGTTCCTGCGGTTGTTTACCATAAAGGTGAAGAAACCGTTCATGTTTGTGTTAACGAACTCTCTCTCGACAAACTGGTCCACTCTTCGGAGTCACACATCGTCGACCTTAAATTTCCTGATGGCGAATCCAAGCGTTCTTTTTTAAAGGATGTCCAGTTCGATCAGGTTACCGACAGGGTCATACATGCCGATTTTCAGTTTTTCTCTGCCGGAGAAGTTCTTGAAATGGAGGTACCGACAAGTTTTACCGGAGAGTCTCCCGGTGTTGTTGCAGGCGGAAAAATGCAGATTATCCAGCACACCCTGACAGTCAAAGGCACACCGTCAAATATTCCTCAACACCTCACTATCGACACTTCAGGCTTGGAGCTCGGCCAAACAATGCATATCAATGAGATCCCGGCTGAAACCTACAGCGGCAAGTTTGAGATAATCGGTGACCCTGAAACTCCCGTTGTTTCAATTCTCGCGCCTAAGGTAGATACAGGAACGACTGAGACCGACGCTGAAGAAAGTGCCGAAGAAAAAGTCGAAGAGTAA
- a CDS encoding NUDIX hydrolase codes for MAMNKHTDPEPWEVIESRYLHKEPWLTMRKDSVRLPNGKNIDDFYVWEYPPWLNVIAITQNDEIVLIRQYRHGIGKVSFELPAGVHDKPGETLLDAAKRELLEETGYGGGTWTKWMELSANPALQTNITHTFLATGVSKISTQKLDETEEITVHPMTSQELAALVEQGEIIQALHAAPIIKYLCSRQSQPGEHSP; via the coding sequence ATGGCAATGAACAAACACACCGATCCGGAACCGTGGGAAGTGATCGAATCCCGCTACCTGCATAAAGAACCGTGGTTGACCATGCGAAAGGATTCAGTCAGGCTTCCGAACGGAAAAAACATCGACGACTTTTATGTATGGGAGTATCCTCCCTGGTTGAACGTTATAGCAATAACGCAGAACGACGAGATTGTATTGATCCGGCAGTATCGCCACGGGATAGGAAAAGTTTCGTTTGAACTGCCGGCAGGAGTTCATGACAAGCCGGGCGAAACACTTCTCGATGCAGCAAAGCGGGAATTACTCGAGGAAACGGGTTACGGTGGAGGAACCTGGACAAAGTGGATGGAACTTTCTGCAAACCCTGCTTTGCAGACAAATATCACGCACACGTTCCTGGCAACCGGTGTCAGCAAAATCTCCACACAGAAGCTTGATGAAACCGAAGAGATCACGGTACATCCCATGACGTCTCAAGAATTGGCGGCGCTTGTCGAGCAAGGGGAAATAATCCAGGCCCTTCATGCCGCTCCGATCATCAAATACCTCTGTTCACGACAATCACAGCCAGGGGAACATTCACCATGA
- a CDS encoding YgiW/YdeI family stress tolerance OB fold protein: protein MMKKGLLTMFLSMTAVTVQAEYVGPHTGCPKQATVAEAKQMNDDTRLSLKGFITGHLRGDHYLFRDSTGEISVEIEDEVWRGIEIGPDTNVILHGELEHESGSLEVEVDRLEVAKTGSRR from the coding sequence ATGATGAAAAAAGGGTTGTTGACCATGTTTTTGTCCATGACAGCGGTGACAGTACAAGCGGAATATGTCGGGCCACACACTGGCTGCCCGAAGCAGGCTACTGTAGCGGAAGCAAAACAGATGAACGATGATACGAGGCTTTCTCTCAAGGGGTTCATTACCGGCCACCTGCGGGGTGATCACTATCTTTTTCGTGACAGCACCGGAGAAATAAGCGTTGAAATCGAAGATGAGGTCTGGAGAGGAATCGAAATAGGGCCTGATACCAATGTCATACTGCACGGCGAGTTGGAGCATGAATCCGGATCACTCGAGGTAGAGGTTGACCGTTTGGAAGTGGCGAAAACCGGTTCTCGGCGGTAA
- a CDS encoding ABC transporter permease, giving the protein MPVKKSPPKKQFPLHDLIVPGLGLLRLQKIGSGLFFLVSTIVFLAVFLWRHELVFISLHSLFTGLSLLAVSQENFGQVFTFEILEFWVAALYVILVPLFLVFFSNRTLKKALATKRDHIDAELSLREIGWQSFKKHTIALQASVIVFILYSTAFLAPLVSPFNPFEQQDFLVTAYKPPLTTIDALVLEERKGVTIPLREGNSLEEKLTNTLIGDFQVLKTRNEPQKLRFVDSYRFEGENIIYQQGPREKSIPIEALAGGKEYSGGKPDFIVTRSFFLGTDQYGRDILSRVIYGSRISLSIGFLVVLISVTLGTIVGVSSGYFGGIVDNTLMRIVDILIAFPALFLILIIIATFGNSIFLIVITLSFTGWMGVARIVRSQVLSLKEQEFILAAKSLGLSNLRIIFRHLVPNTLTPVIVAATLRIGSIILTEAGLSFLGLGVQPPTPSWGNIINEGRDSLLNHWWISTFPGIAILTTVVCFNLIGDGVRDALDPRMRG; this is encoded by the coding sequence ATGCCTGTGAAAAAATCGCCTCCAAAAAAGCAGTTTCCACTCCACGATCTGATTGTACCGGGACTAGGCCTTCTGCGTTTACAAAAGATCGGTTCGGGACTTTTCTTTCTCGTCTCCACAATAGTCTTCCTTGCAGTCTTTCTATGGCGCCATGAGCTCGTATTCATCAGTTTGCATTCGCTTTTTACCGGTCTTTCGCTTCTGGCTGTGTCACAGGAAAACTTCGGACAGGTTTTTACCTTTGAAATCCTTGAGTTCTGGGTAGCTGCACTTTACGTCATTCTAGTGCCTTTGTTTCTTGTTTTTTTCTCCAACCGGACATTGAAAAAAGCTCTTGCCACCAAACGGGACCATATCGACGCAGAGCTCAGCCTCCGTGAAATCGGTTGGCAATCTTTTAAAAAACATACCATCGCTCTCCAGGCATCGGTTATTGTATTCATCCTTTATTCAACCGCTTTTTTAGCCCCACTTGTATCCCCTTTCAATCCGTTTGAACAACAGGACTTTCTCGTTACAGCTTACAAACCACCTCTCACCACTATTGATGCGCTTGTACTGGAAGAGCGAAAAGGGGTAACCATTCCACTGCGAGAGGGAAACAGTCTGGAAGAAAAACTCACAAACACCCTTATAGGTGATTTTCAGGTACTGAAAACCCGCAACGAACCTCAAAAACTGCGCTTTGTCGATAGCTATCGGTTCGAGGGTGAAAACATCATTTATCAGCAGGGGCCAAGAGAGAAAAGTATACCTATTGAAGCACTTGCAGGAGGCAAAGAATACTCTGGCGGCAAACCTGACTTCATCGTTACACGCTCTTTTTTTCTTGGAACCGACCAGTACGGAAGGGATATCTTGAGCCGGGTTATTTACGGGTCGAGAATCTCGTTATCGATAGGTTTTCTGGTTGTCTTGATTTCAGTTACCCTCGGAACTATTGTCGGCGTATCATCAGGATATTTTGGAGGAATTGTCGATAACACGCTCATGCGTATCGTCGATATTCTGATAGCGTTTCCTGCCCTCTTCCTTATCCTCATCATCATTGCGACTTTCGGCAATTCCATTTTCCTGATAGTGATCACACTTTCATTCACAGGCTGGATGGGCGTCGCCCGAATCGTTAGAAGTCAAGTCCTTTCACTCAAGGAACAGGAATTCATTCTTGCTGCAAAATCGCTCGGCCTTTCAAACCTGCGAATTATCTTTCGACATCTCGTCCCCAACACACTCACACCGGTGATTGTTGCGGCAACGCTGCGAATCGGAAGTATTATCCTGACCGAAGCCGGGCTCTCGTTCCTCGGCCTCGGTGTCCAGCCCCCAACCCCAAGCTGGGGCAATATTATCAACGAAGGACGCGACAGCCTGCTCAACCACTGGTGGATTTCAACCTTTCCCGGTATAGCGATTTTAACAACCGTCGTGTGCTTCAACCTGATCGGGGACGGTGTCCGTGACGCACTCGATCCCAGAATGCGAGGATAA
- a CDS encoding glycoside hydrolase family 15 protein produces the protein MYLDISEYGLIGDMHSAALVSKNGSIDYCSMPSLDSPTIFASLLDDEKGGYFSIQPKGTFTSSQSYVDDTNVLACKFTTDTGEAVLYDFIPVATEHLVTPKEHRIDRCLEMRKGSIEFRLVFAPRPNYASTIPVITFQGNTIKASSHEHPLTLTHSLQESTQENDNGSVVIDFSLAVEESARFTLVYGDYTDTDTLSSKLQENIDFWKNWLHNCLGEHCAFLGEYTALVNRSLLALKLLTFHPTGAIAAAATTSLPETIGGERNWDYRFTWLRDASFTLKALFSLGHIMEADSFIHWLHSTYRRHESENIQIMYSIRGEETLREKELDHLKGYKNSKPVRIGNLAHRQNQWDIYGEVMDAALRLSDYAGKIDEELWPFFRDICNMALNNWQKPDEGIWEVRNGPYHFVYSKVMCWVALDRGIIIAKRYGFDAPVNDWIEEREAIKKDILEKGFDKKKQSFVQRYGSQELDACLLLLPLVNFLPIEDERVQGTINACIAELMHNGFMSRYKTDDGLNGKDGEFVLCNFWLIECLARSNRIEEAEQLMKETLRSANHLGLFSEEFDSNTNEMLGNFPQAFSHIGYINAVVAILSSRGRSFEKEVQTTLVDRLRKLIPLQTALNDGSQTITATDAEIAARLKQLLGRLQGAFFNISMGRVNYRAMKQSERFREYLQLAASLKSFNPESLDNDNEKKAFWINIYNILIIHGVIEFDIKNSVLEIINFFGRIGYTIGKTFFTPDDIEHGILRKNRPHPAFPLRPFSPFDSRLAFMVETFDPRIHFALVCASSSCPPIEFYNPEYIDEQLDIATRSFINRGGLETDNVGNTVRLSEIFKWYERDFGNNKEELLNYLARYADEGTAEFLISNQGKLKIEYLPYNWNLNSTLE, from the coding sequence ATGTACCTGGACATTTCTGAATACGGACTCATAGGTGACATGCACTCCGCAGCCCTGGTCTCGAAAAACGGCTCGATCGACTACTGTTCCATGCCGTCCCTCGATTCTCCAACGATCTTCGCTTCCCTTCTGGATGATGAAAAAGGCGGCTACTTCAGTATTCAGCCGAAAGGAACCTTCACCTCATCTCAATCCTATGTTGACGACACAAACGTACTTGCCTGTAAGTTCACAACCGATACAGGAGAAGCAGTTCTTTATGACTTCATCCCAGTGGCAACCGAGCACCTGGTGACCCCAAAAGAACACCGGATAGACCGCTGTCTCGAAATGCGAAAAGGCAGTATTGAGTTCCGGCTTGTTTTTGCTCCGAGACCGAACTACGCAAGTACCATACCTGTAATAACCTTCCAGGGAAATACAATAAAGGCATCGAGTCATGAGCACCCTCTTACACTCACTCATTCCCTTCAGGAAAGCACCCAGGAGAATGACAATGGAAGTGTGGTCATCGATTTTTCTCTTGCTGTTGAGGAAAGCGCCCGTTTTACCCTGGTATACGGTGATTATACCGATACAGACACTCTTTCCAGCAAACTGCAGGAAAACATCGATTTCTGGAAAAACTGGCTGCATAACTGCTTGGGTGAGCATTGTGCATTTCTCGGCGAGTATACAGCTCTTGTCAACCGCTCTCTTTTGGCCCTCAAGCTCCTCACCTTCCACCCTACCGGAGCCATTGCTGCGGCAGCGACAACATCTCTTCCCGAAACAATCGGCGGCGAACGCAACTGGGACTATCGCTTTACCTGGCTTCGTGACGCGTCATTCACCCTCAAGGCTCTTTTCTCACTCGGACACATCATGGAAGCCGACAGTTTTATCCACTGGCTCCATTCAACATACCGTCGGCATGAAAGCGAGAATATACAGATCATGTATTCAATCCGCGGAGAAGAGACGCTCCGGGAAAAAGAACTCGACCACCTCAAAGGCTATAAAAACTCAAAGCCGGTTCGCATTGGTAACCTTGCACATAGACAAAACCAGTGGGACATTTATGGAGAAGTCATGGATGCGGCACTCAGACTCTCCGATTATGCAGGAAAAATAGATGAAGAATTATGGCCCTTTTTCCGTGACATCTGCAACATGGCTCTCAACAACTGGCAAAAACCCGATGAAGGCATCTGGGAAGTCAGGAACGGCCCCTATCACTTCGTTTATTCCAAGGTCATGTGCTGGGTCGCTCTCGACAGGGGCATCATTATTGCAAAACGATACGGATTCGATGCTCCGGTGAATGACTGGATCGAAGAAAGGGAGGCTATCAAAAAAGACATCCTTGAAAAAGGCTTCGACAAAAAGAAACAAAGTTTCGTTCAGCGTTACGGATCTCAAGAGCTTGACGCCTGCCTTCTCCTGCTACCTTTGGTCAATTTTCTTCCCATAGAAGATGAACGTGTTCAGGGCACGATCAATGCATGCATTGCTGAACTGATGCATAACGGTTTCATGAGCCGCTATAAAACCGATGACGGTCTCAATGGAAAAGACGGGGAATTCGTTCTCTGCAATTTCTGGCTTATCGAATGCCTTGCCCGCTCGAACAGGATAGAAGAAGCCGAGCAGCTGATGAAAGAAACCCTGCGCTCTGCCAACCATCTTGGACTGTTCTCCGAAGAATTCGACAGCAACACCAATGAAATGCTCGGCAATTTCCCCCAGGCGTTCAGCCATATAGGTTATATCAATGCTGTTGTGGCCATTCTGAGTTCACGTGGACGTTCATTCGAAAAAGAAGTCCAAACGACCCTTGTCGACAGGTTACGCAAACTCATACCGCTTCAGACAGCTTTGAATGACGGTTCGCAAACAATAACCGCAACCGATGCCGAAATCGCAGCCCGCCTCAAACAACTTCTCGGCCGGCTGCAAGGGGCCTTCTTCAACATCAGCATGGGAAGGGTCAACTATCGAGCCATGAAACAATCGGAACGTTTCCGTGAGTACCTGCAGCTTGCCGCCAGTCTCAAGTCGTTCAATCCTGAGTCACTCGACAACGATAACGAAAAAAAAGCCTTCTGGATCAACATCTACAACATTCTCATTATCCATGGCGTCATTGAATTCGATATCAAAAACTCGGTTCTCGAAATCATCAACTTTTTCGGAAGAATAGGTTATACCATCGGCAAAACCTTTTTCACTCCGGACGACATAGAACACGGTATCCTCCGAAAAAACCGTCCGCATCCCGCATTCCCGCTTCGACCGTTCTCCCCTTTTGATTCACGACTCGCGTTCATGGTTGAAACATTCGATCCGAGAATCCACTTTGCACTTGTCTGCGCTTCGAGTTCCTGTCCGCCTATAGAGTTCTACAATCCGGAATACATCGACGAACAGCTCGATATTGCAACAAGAAGCTTCATCAACCGTGGAGGCCTTGAAACAGACAACGTGGGGAATACCGTTCGTCTTTCAGAGATATTCAAATGGTATGAACGTGATTTCGGGAACAATAAAGAGGAACTGCTCAATTATCTTGCCCGCTATGCCGATGAGGGAACCGCAGAGTTCCTTATTTCAAATCAGGGAAAACTGAAAATTGAGTATTTACCCTACAACTGGAACTTGAACAGCACCCTCGAATAA